The genomic window CATCGGCATGGGCATGACCGAAAAGCAGGGCGGCTCGGATGTGCGCGCCAATACCACCACCGCAACGCCAATCGGCGATGACGCTTACGAGCTGACTGGCCACAAGTGGTTTACCTCTGCGCCCATGTGCGATGCGTTCCTGATGCTGGCGCAGAGCAAAAATGGGCTCAGCTGCTTTCTGGTACCCCGCTGGCGCCCCGACGGCAGCAAGAACCCGATCCAGGTACAGCGGCTTAAAAACAAGGCCGGCAACGTCTCCAATGCCTCTTCAGAAATTGAACTGCGCGGTGCCCTCGGCTGGCTGGTGGGTGAGGACGGACGCGGAGTGAACGCCATCATTGAGATGGTGGCCACCACCCGCTTCGACTGCATGATCGGCTCTTCCGGTGGCCAGCGGCAGGCGGTCGTGCAGGCCATTCACCACGCCGCCAACCGGAGCGCCTTTGGCAAAACCCTGATCGATCAGCCACTGATGCAGAATGTGCTCGCCGACCTGCAACTGGAGGTCGAGGGCTCAGTAGCCATGACCATGCGCATGGCCCAGGCGCTGGACCATATCGACGACGAGCACGAGCAGATGCTGATGCGGCTCGGCGCCGCGGTGGGGAAATACTGGATCTGCAAGCGCACACCGCACCATGCCTACGAGGCAATGGAGTGCCTGGGCGGCAACGGCGTGATCGAGAACTTCATCACCGCCCGCCTCTACCGCGATGCGCCCATCAACGCGATCTGGGAGGGCTCGGGCAATATTCAAGCTTTGGATGTGCTGCGCGCGATCAGCAAGACACCGGCGGTGATCAACCACTGGTTTGACGAGCTTGCAGCTAGCGCCGGCGCCGACACCTTGCTGGACAAAGCGATCGGCAACCTGAAAAAACAACTGGCGGACAGGGATCAGATTGAATACCGCGCCCGCCACCTGGTGGACCAGATGGCCCTGGCCATGCAGGCACACCTGCTGACCCAGGGCGGCAACACTGCCGTTGCCGAGGCCTTTATCGCATCGCGCCTCGGCGCCCAGGGCGCCCACAATACCGGCACTCTTCCCCCGGGGTTGGATGTGAAGGCCATCATCGAGCGGGGCAACCCCCACTGCGCCGAGTAAGGCGCAAAAGATTCAGAAAAATAGATACCCTGAAGGCTACCAGGGCAGCACTTCACCGTCCCAGAACAGCAGCCTGCCGTTACGCTCCTCGTCCAGGCCGGCGAGCACATCCACGATGCGCTCTGCACTGGTGGAAGCGCTGTACAGTTTGTCCTCGGGAATATTTTTCTGGAATGGTTTGGAGAGTGCGGTGTCGGTCGTCCCGGGGTGCACCGCCACCACGCAGCAGTGATCGAGTCGCCGTCCCCACTCGATGGAGAGGTTGCGGATAAACATGTTCAGTGCCGCCTTGCTCATCCGGTAGCTATACCAACCTCCAAGGTGGTTATCGCCGATACTGCCCACTTTCGCTGACAGCGATGCCCACACGAGTGGGTGGCTGGGCTTCAGCGCCGGGGCCAGGGCCTGAGCGAGGTGTATGTGGGTAACGACGTTGATCCGCATGGATTGCAACAGCCAGCCTTCCTCGCACTGGTCCAGCGCCTTTTCCGGCCCGTGGTCTTCAGTGTGCAGGATGCCACAGCAACAGATGACCCAGTCCGGCGGATCGTCGCTAGCTCTGACAAAATCCCGCACGCCCGCCACCGAGTCGGGATCGGTCAGGTCTGCTTGCAGATGTCGAGTCGGGGTAAACGCCTGCGGTCCCTCCGCATTCCGACTGATAGTCAGTAACTCTGCATCGGGAAAACGCTGCAATACTTCCACACCGAGGGCGGTGGCAACGCCCCCACTCGCTCCGGCAAGCAGGATACTCCCAGGTTGATCGAACAACACCAAGCTCCTTAAACAGCCTTTTTCTGGTTCACTGCGGAAGGCTCTTCGCCGGCGATTGACGGCCGTGGGGCAGGCTGATTTTTCCCGGGGAGATCGCCGGTCACTGCCTGCTCACGCATCACCCGCAGCAGCGGTTCATCGGAACGGAAGATCAGCCCGTGAATTTCCGTGGCGTTCTGCCCCTGCAACAGTTGCTGCAGGAACTGGATAATCTGCGCGGAAATCTCCTGCCCCGGCACCAGTACCGGAATCCCCGGTGGGTAGGGAACAATTTCATCGGCACTGACCCGCCCAACCAGGTGTTTTTCTGCCTGCACGCCGTTATCCATCAGCGGCAGCTCCTCGGTTTCGGCAAAGTAGGCGTCCGCCGGCAAACACTTCAAGCGGGTGAACTCCGGCAGCCGGCGCGAGGAACCGGGGTGCACACTGCGACGCGGATACTGGGCCAGCTGCTTAAAGGCGTGAACCAGGCGCAATAACTTGCTCTCTGTACTGCCCAGTGTCACCAAAACACTCACGGTGTTGTAGGTGGTCTTCTCCACTTGGATTCCATACTGATCGAAAAGCTTGATCTGCATTTCCTTGCCGGTATAGCCACTGGCGGAAAGGTCGACGGTCACCTTGGTGGGGTCGAGACGGATGCCGTCATTGGCCAGCGGTGCGGGAATCAGATCCTCCCGGGTGAGCGCACGAAAAACGCCGGTCTGGTCCACCGCCCGGCGCAGGGTTTCCACCATCTTCAGGGACCGCTCCAGACGACCGTATCCCTCCATTGCAGCCTGCTTCCGGGCCACGTCCAGACTGGCGATCATCGCGTACTGTGGGCTGGTAGAGGCATGCATATTGAGGTTCTCCCGGAAACGGAACTCGTCAAAATCCGGATCCTGCACATGAATCATGCTGGCCTGGGAGAAAGCCGACAGGGTCTTGTGAGTGCTCTGGGTGACATAGTCCGCCCCGCACTCCAGTGCCGTGGGGCGCAGCAGTGGATGGAAATAGCCATGCGCATACCAGGCCTCATCCACCAGCACTTTCACCCCCAGCGCGTGGGCGTGTTTGATAATCGGCCTGAGGTCGTAGCGCAGGCCATCGTAAGTACAGGAGGTCAGCACCAGCAGACGGGCATCCCGGTTGGCCTCCAGCGCCCGCTCGATATCCTCGCGACGTACCGGGCCGTAGATACCGAAGTCCGGATGCAGGGTGCACTTCAGGTAGACAGGCTCACAGCGGTTCATGACGATCGCATGGTGAACCGATTTATGGCAGGCCTGATCCACAATGATCTTGCCGCCACCGCCGAGTATCTGCTGAATCACCACTTTATTTGCGGTGGAGGTGCCGTTAGTCAGGAAAAACGTCTGCCGGGCGCCGAAAGTCTGCGCCGCCAGATCCTGAGAGGCTTGAATGACCGAGTGGGGTTCCAGCAGGCTGTCCAGTACCTGTACCGATACCGACAGATCGGTATTGAATACGTGCTCGCCCATGAAGCGGTAGAAGTCCCCC from Microbulbifer aggregans includes these protein-coding regions:
- a CDS encoding acyl-CoA dehydrogenase family protein yields the protein MSEQQPPFAQPSTHDVFNQAPPLAGHNLYAGDHALRDAVRRFGAHWAEDDLQRYGEVCGRPEMIQRGYDANEFKPIFESHDRVGSRIDLVRYHPAYHQLMQLALSEGLHSAPWTDPGPGAHVARAAKYYLHSQLEAGHGCPVTMTFASVPSIRLAPQLAEEWLPKITARGYDPSNRPHKDKSHLTIGMGMTEKQGGSDVRANTTTATPIGDDAYELTGHKWFTSAPMCDAFLMLAQSKNGLSCFLVPRWRPDGSKNPIQVQRLKNKAGNVSNASSEIELRGALGWLVGEDGRGVNAIIEMVATTRFDCMIGSSGGQRQAVVQAIHHAANRSAFGKTLIDQPLMQNVLADLQLEVEGSVAMTMRMAQALDHIDDEHEQMLMRLGAAVGKYWICKRTPHHAYEAMECLGGNGVIENFITARLYRDAPINAIWEGSGNIQALDVLRAISKTPAVINHWFDELAASAGADTLLDKAIGNLKKQLADRDQIEYRARHLVDQMALAMQAHLLTQGGNTAVAEAFIASRLGAQGAHNTGTLPPGLDVKAIIERGNPHCAE
- a CDS encoding aminotransferase class I/II-fold pyridoxal phosphate-dependent enzyme, producing MPDLGNLREGQQPLECHVALVSADRQLSHDWVSALNSTAAQHENPFGLKFSAVLPSAAERLLLKDDKLQALIVDAGVEAPGLSAAEELADRLHLVRAQLNVFLVALGCDISVSLRQRFDELFDRREGNFNHMFRLVQAFIAKRASTPFADTLRDYVFSARDAWHTPGHSGGDSLRNSPWVGDFYRFMGEHVFNTDLSVSVQVLDSLLEPHSVIQASQDLAAQTFGARQTFFLTNGTSTANKVVIQQILGGGGKIIVDQACHKSVHHAIVMNRCEPVYLKCTLHPDFGIYGPVRREDIERALEANRDARLLVLTSCTYDGLRYDLRPIIKHAHALGVKVLVDEAWYAHGYFHPLLRPTALECGADYVTQSTHKTLSAFSQASMIHVQDPDFDEFRFRENLNMHASTSPQYAMIASLDVARKQAAMEGYGRLERSLKMVETLRRAVDQTGVFRALTREDLIPAPLANDGIRLDPTKVTVDLSASGYTGKEMQIKLFDQYGIQVEKTTYNTVSVLVTLGSTESKLLRLVHAFKQLAQYPRRSVHPGSSRRLPEFTRLKCLPADAYFAETEELPLMDNGVQAEKHLVGRVSADEIVPYPPGIPVLVPGQEISAQIIQFLQQLLQGQNATEIHGLIFRSDEPLLRVMREQAVTGDLPGKNQPAPRPSIAGEEPSAVNQKKAV
- a CDS encoding SDR family oxidoreductase, which translates into the protein MFDQPGSILLAGASGGVATALGVEVLQRFPDAELLTISRNAEGPQAFTPTRHLQADLTDPDSVAGVRDFVRASDDPPDWVICCCGILHTEDHGPEKALDQCEEGWLLQSMRINVVTHIHLAQALAPALKPSHPLVWASLSAKVGSIGDNHLGGWYSYRMSKAALNMFIRNLSIEWGRRLDHCCVVAVHPGTTDTALSKPFQKNIPEDKLYSASTSAERIVDVLAGLDEERNGRLLFWDGEVLPW